ACTAATAACGCCTTGCATATCTTCTACAACAGTAATAATTGACTTATCTCTTTTTTCATCAGCACAAATACTACAGATTTCATCTTCTGTTAAATTTCCACAAATTTTACAATGATGAGTATTCTTTTTCATATTTATAAGACTTTTTGCAAATTCAATTGTGTAATCATCATCCATTTCTAAAATCTTTAAAGCCATTTTAGTTGCGGATTTTCTTCCGATAGTTGGAAGTTTTGACAAATAATGAATAACTTCATCTATAGATTTAGTATAATTGTTCATTTTTATAATCCTGGAATATTAATTCCGCCTGTTATTTTATTGATTTCTGAATCGTGTTTTTCTTGAGCTTTTCTATTAGCTTCATTTATAGCTGTCATAATTAAATCTTGTAACATTTCAATGTCATCTGGATCAACAACTTCAGGATCAAGTTTAATGCTTAAAACTTCTTTTTTTCCATTGACAGTTACTTCAACTGCTCCACCACCTGAAGTAGCAGAAACTTCTTCTTCATCTAACATTTTTTGAGTGTTTTCAAGTTCTCTTTGCATTTTTTGCATTTGTTTCATCATATTACCCATATTCATACCGCCACCGTATTTAGGGAAACCACCTTTAGCCATAAACTACCTCCTAAAAATAACTTAATTATTCTAAACTAGTTTTACATTGTTATTGAAATTTTTTTGTTAATCAAATAACATAAAACTTTAAAAATTATACTTTATAATAGCATTTTTTTGAGTAGAAATCAATAATTTACAATAACAAGATAAAGTAAATTCAACAAATTTAGATATAAAAAAAGCAATATCGAATAAGAAATCCGATACTGCCTTTAACCGACTTTGAATTATATTTATTTTTTACTTGGATCTACAATATAAGCAGAAAAAGTTATCAATTCAGTCTTACTATTTTCATCATAATCTTCAATGAATATATAGAAAGGTCTATCCATTTTAATATCAATATTTTTATTTTTTACTGGCATACTTGTTTCTTTAACATCTACTTTTGTTACTGCTTTAGCTTTTGCACCTTTTTCATCCATTTTTAGTGTAGAAGTTTGTTTAGCCTTACTAACCTTAACATTCATATCTGGCAATAATCTTTCTATTTTGAATTCATTTAATAATTTTCCAAGTCCAATCTTTGGAAATAGATTCATAAAATCAACCTGTGATTTAATATCTATCTTTGGCAAATAGAAATTTACATCATATCTTTCCTTACTTTCTTTAAAAGTATTTATAAGATTATATAATTGTTCTGCAGAAAAATTTTGTTCTTCTTTAGGCTTTATAAAATAAATATTTGAATCATTTGACCTAATAGAAAATATTTCCATTACATCATTAGATATAGCTGTTACATTTTCAAAATGATTATACATTGTATCAACTTGTATTTTTGCACCGTCAGATTTTGTAAAATCTCTTTTTTCAGTCTTTTTTTCATCAAATGGTTGTTTCCATTTTACCTCGTAATTAATTGTGTCGATAAAACTTGCTACAACATCATCAGATATTTTTTCCTTATCCAAAACTTCATCTAAGTTGGATTTTTGAAATTTTTGATAAACTTTAGTTCCTTCTTCTGCTGATTTAACTGTTTTAATATTGCCATAATTAATATTTTTCGTTTCGCCTTTGATATTTTGTAAGTTTATCAAAATTAAATTCGCCAACTTTGTGTTTTTAAATTTTAAATTTTGAAGGTGAGCTTCGTCATAAAATTTAAAAAGTTGTAAATTTTCTCTATCATCAGTACAAAGAGAAATTAAATCCAAACATCTTTGGATAGAAAGAGGGGATAAAACTAAATTATCATCAGTTTTTTTGTTTTTTAATAAAGCTGTAAAAATATCCATATTTACTTTATTTATCTGCTTTGCCTGTGATGCATCAAATACCAGTTTGTCTCTGTTTTCTGGAAATAATTTCTCCGTCTTATTGCAAGATACTAAAGATACTAAAATGAACATTAAAAAAATTGTTTTTAATAGTTTTTTCATAGCATACCTCCGTTCTTAATACTACGATAACTTAAAAATCAACATTCTAACCGATAAAATTTTTAATTACTTGGATCTGTTATAAAGGCTGAAAAAGTTATTAGATTTGATTTACTTTTTTCATCATGGTCTACTATGATAATATAAAAAGGACTATCCATCTTTATAGTTATCTCTTTTTTACTAGGAATAGCTGTGGCCTTATTAGTTATTTTTGTAACAGCCTTAGCTTTTGCACCATTCTCATCAATCTTTAGAATTGAATTTTGCTTTGCATCTGTTACTTTAACTCCAACATTTTTTAATAATTTTTCTAATTTATAACCGTTTAACATCTTCTCAAGCCCAAGCTCAGAAAATAATGATTTAAAATCAACTTCTGATTTTGTTTCTATCTTTGGCAAGAAGAAGTTTACATCAGCTTTTTCGCTATTATCATTAAAAGCCTTTATACATTCCATCAATTTTTTAGAAGAAAAATAATTTTTAGTTTTAGGCTTAATAAAATAAACTTTTGATTCGTTTGCACTTAGTACAAAAGCTTCTTTTTCATTATCTGATATGGCTAAACTATCCTTAAATTGATTATACATTGTATTGACGTTAATTACAGAATCATCTAATTTTGTGAATTCCTTCATTTTTGTATTTTTTTCATCGAACTTTTTATCCCACTTTGCATCATAATTCACAGCATCAATAAAAAATATAATGAAGTCGTTCTTGAATTCTTCTTTATCTAGAACTTCTTTCAAATTCTTTTTTTGAAAATCTTGATATACTTTAGTAGCATCTTTTCCGTTTTTAACAGTTTTAATATTATCATAGTTTAAATTTTTTGTATCTCCAGTAAAAATTTTAGTATTTATTAAAATTAAATTTGCTAAATTAGAATTTTTTAATTTTAAGTTTTGAAGATGAGCATCATCATAATTCTTTAAGAACTCTAAATTTTCTCTATCCTCCGTGCAAAAAGAAATCAAATCCAAACATCTCTGAATTGAAAGGGGAGATAAAACAAAATTTTTCCCCTCATTAGATTCTAATAGCTTAGTAAAAATCTCTAAATTTAATTTGTTTATGGAATCTGTCTTGTCGATGTTAAATGCAAGTTGTTCTCTATTTTCTGGAAATGGCTTCTCAGTTCTTAAACAAGAAGTAAGTGAAATAGAAACAAAAAGCAATAAAATAACTTTAAATAGTCTTTTCATAAGATACCTCCGTTCTTAATACTACGATAGCTTAAAAATCAACATTCTAACCAATAAAATTTGCATAAATTGTCAATGAGTTTTGAACAGGCATATTAACCTTTGTAAAAAATTCATTCAAAACAGCTGTTTCTTTTAAAACAAAACAATTATTTTCATCTAATTTATAACTTCCAAACTTAAATAAATATTCTTTACAATCAATATGTAAGAAATTTTCTTTTGGAAAATAGTAAATCTCTTTAACGCTTTCATCAAAGAGTTTAGAAACAGTTTTTCTGAAAATAGTTTCTTTTAAAACATCCTTAAAAGAAGTTAATTCAATTTTTTCGTGAATCTCATTATTTTCTTCTATAGGTTGTTCAACATCTTCTATATTTTCTTCTTGTTCTGTTTCTTCGATATTTTTTATATCATCTGTATTTTCTGTATTTTCAGTATTTTCTATATCTTCTATAATTTCCGTATTTTCTATATCTTCTATAATTTCCGTATTTTGAACAGATTCAATATTGTTTTCTGCTACTTCATTTGAAATATCTTCTCTTTCTACTAAATCAACTTTTACATTTCCACTTTTAATAATTGTTTCAAGGGTTTCAAGTCTCTTTTCAATTTCAGATTTTTCTTTCTTAAATGAACAGATTTTTATAATTAAAAGTTCAGCTAGAGCATTTTGCATATCACTTTTTTTCATCTTATCTTCAACATCTAAAAGATTTTCTAAAATGAAAATAAGTTCATCCATTTCAAATTTATTTGAATGTTCTAAATATCTCTTATACTCAACATCATTTAAAGTTGTAAGCTCTTTTTTTATACTCTTTACTAAAATTATATTTCTAAAATGTTTGATTAAATCAATGATTATATTATGTGGAGTCTTTCCATTTTTTACCAAATTTCTAAAAGTTTCAATAGTTTCGTTTTTAGATGAATTTAAAATTGACTTTGAAAGCTCAAACAACATATTTAAGTTCACAAGTCCTAAACATTCATTAATATCATCAATAGTAATTTTTTCTTTTCCGGTTGCAACAACCTGATCCAAAAGACTTAAAGCATCTCTCATTGCACCTGAAGAAAGCTCAGAAATTAAATTAATTCCATCTTCTTCTATCTCTACATTTAGATTATTTAAAACATAGTTTATATTTTCAACAATGTCTGAATTATTAATCCTTTTAAATTCAAACCTTTGACATCTTGAAATAATTGTATCAGGAAGTTTGTCAATTTCTGTTGTCGCAAGAATGAAAATTAAATGCTTAGGGGGTTCTTCTAAAATCTTTAAAAGAGCATTAAAGCCTTCATTTGTAATCATATGGGCTTCATCGATTATATAAACTTTGTATTTTACAATTTGTGGGGGATAGATTACTTTTTCCTTTAATTCCCTTATATCGTCAATACGTCTGTTACTTGCAGCATCCATCTCCACAACTTCAAGAGCCTTGTCTTCTAAAATCATTTTACAATTTTCGCATTCGTTGCAAGGATTCCCATCAATAGGATTTAAGCAATTTACCGCACGAGCGAAAATTTTAGCACAACTTGTCTTTCCTGTTCCTCTTATCCCTGAAAAAAGATAGGCATGTCCTAAATTTCCAGTTCTTATTTGATTTTTTAAAATTTCAACAATATGAGCTTGACCAACAACTCTTGTAAAATCTTTTGGCCTAAACTCTCTATAAATAGCTTGTTTCAAAATTGCACCTCTAATATTTTAATTAATGTACTATATATATATATATTATATCATAAAAACAATTTATTATCATAAATAAAAAAGAGATATTAAAAAACAAGTTTTTTAAACTGTAAAAATCTAATATTTATAAAAATTAACAAAGTCCTTTATAAATCCATTTTTAAACATTGACAACTATTTCTATTTTTTATAAAATAATCGGGTAGGAGAGAGAAAAAATGAAGAAAGATAAATTATTTATTAGAATTGCCATGTCAATAATCGGAATGATTATTTTGGGGATAGGTGTATTTTTTACAATTAAAGTAAATTTGGGAGTTGACCCTGCAAGCACAGTTGACCTTGGAATGTCTAAACAATTAGGACTAAGTTATGGAAATTGTGCAGTAATTTTTAATATAGTATTTTTAAGTGCAATATTTCTTATTGATAGAAAATATATAAATATATCATCAATTTTAGCTATTTTTGTAATAGGTTATACAGTTGAAGCTATGAATGTTCTTTTTGGTTGGCTTAATTTACAAGATTTAGAAATGATTTACAGAATTATAATTTGTTTCATTGGAACATTTATTATAGCTAATGGTGTTACAATTTATATTTTTACAGATTTAGGAGTTGGTGCAACTGACGGAATTTCTGAATTAATAAGTGATAAGACAAAATTTTCCTATAGAACTGTAAGGGTTATTTCTGATCTTGTGCTTGTTATTATAGGATATTTGATGGGTGGAGTTGTCGGAATTGGAACTTTGATAATAACATTCTTTGCAGGACCTTTTATTCAATTCACAAGAAAATTGCTTGCTCCTTCTCTTAAAAAAATATTGGGAGAAGAGTTAGTTGAGTCTGTTAATAAAGACGAAGAAAAATTTGAAAAAGAAGTTATTGCTTAAATTAAATAGGGGGGAACCCTATTTTTTTTTATTGCAAAAAGTGGTATTATATTTCTATATTATTCTATTAAAAACAAGGAGGTTTTTATGGATATTTTAAAATTAGTAAAAGAAAAAGAAGAAAAAGTTATAAAGATTAGACGAGATTTACATCAAATTCCAGAGCTAGAATTGGAACTTCCAAAAACTATGGAATATATTTCAAAAGTTTTAGATGAAATAGGAGTAAATTATAAAAAACTATTAAATGGGAATGCAATTGTGGTTCAAATCGACGGAGAACAAAAAGGTAAATGTATTGCAATAAGAGCTGACAGCGATGCACTTCCTGTCGTTGAAGAAACCGGACTTCCTTTTGCATCTACAAATGGAAATATGCATGCTTGCGGACATGATGGACATACTGCAATGGCACTTGGAGCTTGTATGATATTAAATGAAAATAGAGATAAACTTAAGGGAACTGTAAAAATATTTTTCCAACCTGGAGAGGAAACACCGGGAGGAGCTTTACCTATGATTGAAGAAGGCTGTATGGAAAATCCAAAAGTCGATGCAGTAATTGGACTCCATGAAGGTTGTTTGATTCCTATTGAATATGGAAAGATAGGAGTAAAAGCAGGAGCTATAATGGCATCAGCAGATATTTTTGAAATAAATGTAAAAGGAAAATCCTCACATGCCGCAACACCTCATCTTTCTGCTGATCCAATTGTAGTTTCATCAGAAATTGTTCTTGGACTTCAAAAGATAATTTCAAGAGAAATAAATCCTATTTCAAATGCAGTTTTGACTATTGGAATAATTAGAGGAGGAACTGCTCATAATGTAATTCCTGAATCTGTTTACATCAAAGGAACAGTTAGAACTTTAGACGAAAAAGTAAGAGAATTTATCGCAAAGCGAATTGAAGAAATTGCAGATGGAATCGCAAAAGCCTACAATTGTGAAGCTGAAACAATTTATCACTTTATGTATCCTGTAGTTATGAATGATGAAAAATTTACTGAATTTTTTATAGAAAATACAAAAGAAGTTTTAGGAGAGGATTCAGTTGAAATTATAAAAAATCCGAGCATGGGTGGAGAAGATGTTGCTTATTTCCTACAAAGAGCAAAAGGAACTTACTTTATGCTTTCAAATCCGAAAATTTATGATGGAGATAAAATATATCCTCATCATCATAGTAAATTCGATGTTGAAGAAAGTTTATTTTACAAAGGAATGTGTGCAGTTCTGGGAACTGTTTTTAAATATTTAAGCTAGAAAAATGGATTGTCGATAAACGACAATCCATTTATTTTTTATCTAACTAAAATATTTTTTGTAGATCATTTACTGTTTGCGTTAAGCTATTAAACGAAGTATTATTACTTATACGTCATTTCGACTGTAGCGAAGCGAAATGGAGAAATCTCATACTTTTGCTTGAAAAGCAAAAATAAATGTATCGAAGATATATAAGTTAGAAGAATTTCATCCTAAAGAAGCTTTAGGAGATCTTTCGACTCCGTTACACTCCGCTCAAGATGAGGTGTTGGGGGCATTACTTTACTAGTTGTTATGACGTAAAACTTTTTATTTTTTTGGAAATTTTTTATTTTTTAAGATTATTTACTGTTTACGTTAAGCTATTAAACGAAGTATTATTCCTTATACGTCATCTCGAGTGTAGTCGAGAGATCTCACACTTTTGTTGAAAACAAAAGTGAATGTATCGAAGATACATCCAAAAAATATAACCAAAAATCCCCAACATTGTTGAGGATTTATTTTAAATATCTACTATTTAACTTTTTCTGCAACTGCTTTCGCAACTGTATCAGCTACATTTTCTTCAAAAGCTGAAACAATAATATAATCTTCTCTAATTTTGTCATCAGGAATCATACTTGCAAGTCCGTATGATGCAGCTAATTTCATTTCATCAGTAATTTTCTTAGCCTTTGCTTCTAAAGCACCTTTGAAAATTCCAGGGAAAGCAACTACATTGTTAATTTGGTTAGGCATATCGGATCTTCCTGTTGCAGCAATTCTAGCTCCAGCTTCTTTTGCATCTGCATAAAGAATTTCAGGTTGAGGATTTGCCATTGCAAATACAATCGCATCTTTATTCATTGAAGCGACCATTTCTTTAGTAACTAAATCTTTTTGACTTACACCAATGAATACGTCAGCACCAACAAATGCTTCTTTCATAGTCATATCTTTTTGTTCTTTATTTGTAATTTCAGCTAATTCTTTCTTTACAAAATTATAATTTTCTGAATGTTTTTTATTAATTGCGCCTTTTGAGTCGAATGCAATTACATTTTCAACACCTAACATCATAATTAATTTTATGATTGAATATCCAGCAGCGCCAGCTCCTGAAACAACAACTTTAATATCCTTAGCTTCTTTTTTAACTAATTTTAATGCATTGATTAATGCAGCTGTAACAACTATTGCAGTACCATGTTGGTCATCGTGGAATACTGGAATGTCAAGTTCATCTATTAATGTTCTTTCAATTTCAACACATCTTGGAGAAGAAATATCTTCAAGATTAATTCCACCAAATGTAGGAGCAAGAGCTTTTACAATTGAAATAATTTCCTTTGGATCTTTTGTATCTAAAACTATAGGAACAGCATTAACTCCGCCGAATTTTTTAAATAAACAGCATTTTCCTTCCATAACAGGCATTGCAGCTTCAGGACCTATATCCCCAAGACCTAAAACAGCAGTTCCGTCTGAAATAACAGCAATAGTATTAGCTTTACTTGTATATTTATAAGCTAAAGAAGGGTCTTTGCTTATTTCCATACAAGGTCTTGCAACACCTGGAGTATATGCATAAGTTAAATCCTCAGCATTTTCCAATTTTGCTTTTAATTCTGTTGATAATTTTCCTTGCCATTGTTCGTGAAGTAACAATGCTTTTTCGTAAACATCCATTTTTTTCTCTCCTTTATAATAAAATTATTCATTCGTTGTTAATATACTACAAAGATTTCTAAAAGTCAATACAAGCAAATAATTCAATTAATAATTTAACTTGCAAAAATTATTCAAATTTTGCCTATTGCTTTTTGAAATTTTTTACATTAAAATATAGTTGGTGATTAAAATGAAAACAAAGAAAAAATATATATGTTCTAATTGCAAGAAAGAGTCATTGGGCTGGCAAGGAAAATGTAGTTTTTGTGGTAGTTGGGGAACTATAGAAGAGATTGAAGTTTCCGACGTGAAGAGTTCAACTGACAAAATTGTTGCAAAGGGGAAAGTTGAAAAGCTAAAAAATGTAAATGTAAATGAAAATGATAGATTTATAACTGGAATTGATGAGTTAAATCGTGTTTTAGGTGGTGGAATTGTAAGAGACAGTGTTAATATTTTAACTGCAAGACCTGGTTGTGGTAAAAGTACATTGCTTTTACAACTTGCACTTGACTTTGCAAGTAAAAATGTAAAAACTATCTATATTTCTGCAGAGGAAAGCTCATCTCAGATAAAGTCAAGAGCAAATAGAATTGTAAAAGAAATTCCAGAAAATATTTGGATACAATCTACACAAAGTATGGATGAGGCTTTGAATTCTATCGAAGAGGTTGATGCAGAAATTGTGATTTTAGATAGTATTCAAACTGTTATGTTAAGTTCAATTCCGTCAAGGGCTGGTTCTCCAACACAGACTGTTGAATGTATAAACGAATTAGTTAGAGTTGCAAAAAATCCTAAAAGGCCAAGAGCAATTTTTATAGTTTGTCATATGACAAAGCAAGATGAAATGGCAGGACTTAGGACTTTGGAACATATGGTGGATTCTGTTTTGCTTTTAGAGGGAGAGTCTGACGAAAGTTTAAGAACTCTTACAAGTACAAAAAACAGATTTGGAAGAACTGGAGAAATCGGACTTTTTAAAATGGAAGAGTATGGACTTTTAGAAATTAAAAATCCATCAGAATTTTTTGTAACTCAAAGAGAAAAAGATATTTGTGGAAGTGTACTATCTGTTGTAAAAGAGGGAAGCAGAATGTTAGTTGTTGAAGTTGAAAGTCTAGTTTCTCAATCTTTTACAAGTTATCCCGCGAGAATTGGAGATAGCCTTAAAAAAGATCAATTAAATACATTGCTTTCTATTTTAGAAGAAAGAGCCGGATTTAATTTATACAATAAAAATGTAATTTTAAAGACTACGGGAGGACTTAAAATTTCAGAGCAATCTGTTAATCTAGCTGTAATTATTTCCGTTGCATCTTCAATTTTAAATAAATCAGTTCCAAGAGATAATGTATTTATCGCAGAGGTTGGACTTACCGGAGAACTTAAAAAAGTTCCTAATTTAAGCGAAAGACTAATGGAACTTGACAGAATGGGATACAAAAAGGTCTATATTTCAAATGAAGTTGTGGATATTAAAAATTTAAAAACATTAAAAGTCGAAAAATCTAAAACACTAAAAGAAGTTATTGATAAAGTTTTCAGAAATGTTTAATATAAAAAACAAGGTTGTGTAGCGCTACACAACCTTTTAAATATTTGTATTAACATAGTCATTAATCTTTGAAATTCTAATCTCATCAATAAATATATTCTTTTCTTTTAACTTCTGTAGAATTTCAACATTCATTGAATGAAAAATTGCAAATTCAACATCTTTAACGACAATTTCAAAAAGAGAATTGTTAAGTCTTTTTGAATTCATATCTATAAAATACGCTTCTGTAGTTTTTTCATCTAAGAAGTCAATCATCTTTAAAAGAAATTTATCTTTTTCCGCATAATAATTATTAGATTTCATAAGATTTTCATTATATTTTTTTTGCTTTTTTTTATTATTTGAATACAAAATTGATTTTTGTTTAAAAAATTTTGCTAAAATATTGTAATATTGATAATTATACATTCCTTCTTCCAGCGAAGATATATTTAAAAGTGGTTTCATATTTAAATTTTGTATCAATTCATAATTTTTTTCCAAAAAAGATATTTTATCAATTTTTCTTATCGAAAGTTCTAAAATCAAATCATTTCTCTTTTTGAAAAAAGTTTCAAGTTGTTTTGTTGGAATATTCATATCACAAAAAAAGCACCTTAACGATGCTTTTTAAATTTAGTCTAACTTTAGTTCGACACAAGTTGCTTGAGCTCCTTCGCAAAGTTCTTCTTTAGGAATATTAATTCCCATGAAAACTTCAAGATTGTGCTTTTCGCAAAATGTTTCGACATCCTTTTTAAATTTGCAAAGCATATCGCCATTCATTTCAATTATTGAATATATACCGTCGATATAAATTTTTTCTACATCGTAGTCTCTTGAAACAATTCCGAAGATAAATCCGAATAATTTATCAAGATTTTCAATGCCGTATTCCTTAGCATTTGTCAATCTAACA
Above is a genomic segment from Parvimonas micra containing:
- a CDS encoding YbaB/EbfC family nucleoid-associated protein, whose protein sequence is MAKGGFPKYGGGMNMGNMMKQMQKMQRELENTQKMLDEEEVSATSGGGAVEVTVNGKKEVLSIKLDPEVVDPDDIEMLQDLIMTAINEANRKAQEKHDSEINKITGGINIPGL
- a CDS encoding serpin family protein: MKKLLKTIFLMFILVSLVSCNKTEKLFPENRDKLVFDASQAKQINKVNMDIFTALLKNKKTDDNLVLSPLSIQRCLDLISLCTDDRENLQLFKFYDEAHLQNLKFKNTKLANLILINLQNIKGETKNINYGNIKTVKSAEEGTKVYQKFQKSNLDEVLDKEKISDDVVASFIDTINYEVKWKQPFDEKKTEKRDFTKSDGAKIQVDTMYNHFENVTAISNDVMEIFSIRSNDSNIYFIKPKEEQNFSAEQLYNLINTFKESKERYDVNFYLPKIDIKSQVDFMNLFPKIGLGKLLNEFKIERLLPDMNVKVSKAKQTSTLKMDEKGAKAKAVTKVDVKETSMPVKNKNIDIKMDRPFYIFIEDYDENSKTELITFSAYIVDPSKK
- a CDS encoding serpin family protein, producing the protein MKRLFKVILLLFVSISLTSCLRTEKPFPENREQLAFNIDKTDSINKLNLEIFTKLLESNEGKNFVLSPLSIQRCLDLISFCTEDRENLEFLKNYDDAHLQNLKLKNSNLANLILINTKIFTGDTKNLNYDNIKTVKNGKDATKVYQDFQKKNLKEVLDKEEFKNDFIIFFIDAVNYDAKWDKKFDEKNTKMKEFTKLDDSVINVNTMYNQFKDSLAISDNEKEAFVLSANESKVYFIKPKTKNYFSSKKLMECIKAFNDNSEKADVNFFLPKIETKSEVDFKSLFSELGLEKMLNGYKLEKLLKNVGVKVTDAKQNSILKIDENGAKAKAVTKITNKATAIPSKKEITIKMDSPFYIIIVDHDEKSKSNLITFSAFITDPSN
- the dnaX gene encoding DNA polymerase III subunit gamma/tau, giving the protein MKQAIYREFRPKDFTRVVGQAHIVEILKNQIRTGNLGHAYLFSGIRGTGKTSCAKIFARAVNCLNPIDGNPCNECENCKMILEDKALEVVEMDAASNRRIDDIRELKEKVIYPPQIVKYKVYIIDEAHMITNEGFNALLKILEEPPKHLIFILATTEIDKLPDTIISRCQRFEFKRINNSDIVENINYVLNNLNVEIEEDGINLISELSSGAMRDALSLLDQVVATGKEKITIDDINECLGLVNLNMLFELSKSILNSSKNETIETFRNLVKNGKTPHNIIIDLIKHFRNIILVKSIKKELTTLNDVEYKRYLEHSNKFEMDELIFILENLLDVEDKMKKSDMQNALAELLIIKICSFKKEKSEIEKRLETLETIIKSGNVKVDLVEREDISNEVAENNIESVQNTEIIEDIENTEIIEDIENTENTENTDDIKNIEETEQEENIEDVEQPIEENNEIHEKIELTSFKDVLKETIFRKTVSKLFDESVKEIYYFPKENFLHIDCKEYLFKFGSYKLDENNCFVLKETAVLNEFFTKVNMPVQNSLTIYANFIG
- a CDS encoding membrane protein, producing the protein MKKDKLFIRIAMSIIGMIILGIGVFFTIKVNLGVDPASTVDLGMSKQLGLSYGNCAVIFNIVFLSAIFLIDRKYINISSILAIFVIGYTVEAMNVLFGWLNLQDLEMIYRIIICFIGTFIIANGVTIYIFTDLGVGATDGISELISDKTKFSYRTVRVISDLVLVIIGYLMGGVVGIGTLIITFFAGPFIQFTRKLLAPSLKKILGEELVESVNKDEEKFEKEVIA
- a CDS encoding M20 family metallopeptidase, translating into MDILKLVKEKEEKVIKIRRDLHQIPELELELPKTMEYISKVLDEIGVNYKKLLNGNAIVVQIDGEQKGKCIAIRADSDALPVVEETGLPFASTNGNMHACGHDGHTAMALGACMILNENRDKLKGTVKIFFQPGEETPGGALPMIEEGCMENPKVDAVIGLHEGCLIPIEYGKIGVKAGAIMASADIFEINVKGKSSHAATPHLSADPIVVSSEIVLGLQKIISREINPISNAVLTIGIIRGGTAHNVIPESVYIKGTVRTLDEKVREFIAKRIEEIADGIAKAYNCEAETIYHFMYPVVMNDEKFTEFFIENTKEVLGEDSVEIIKNPSMGGEDVAYFLQRAKGTYFMLSNPKIYDGDKIYPHHHSKFDVEESLFYKGMCAVLGTVFKYLS
- a CDS encoding NADP-dependent malic enzyme, which encodes MDVYEKALLLHEQWQGKLSTELKAKLENAEDLTYAYTPGVARPCMEISKDPSLAYKYTSKANTIAVISDGTAVLGLGDIGPEAAMPVMEGKCCLFKKFGGVNAVPIVLDTKDPKEIISIVKALAPTFGGINLEDISSPRCVEIERTLIDELDIPVFHDDQHGTAIVVTAALINALKLVKKEAKDIKVVVSGAGAAGYSIIKLIMMLGVENVIAFDSKGAINKKHSENYNFVKKELAEITNKEQKDMTMKEAFVGADVFIGVSQKDLVTKEMVASMNKDAIVFAMANPQPEILYADAKEAGARIAATGRSDMPNQINNVVAFPGIFKGALEAKAKKITDEMKLAASYGLASMIPDDKIREDYIIVSAFEENVADTVAKAVAEKVK
- the radA gene encoding DNA repair protein RadA encodes the protein MKTKKKYICSNCKKESLGWQGKCSFCGSWGTIEEIEVSDVKSSTDKIVAKGKVEKLKNVNVNENDRFITGIDELNRVLGGGIVRDSVNILTARPGCGKSTLLLQLALDFASKNVKTIYISAEESSSQIKSRANRIVKEIPENIWIQSTQSMDEALNSIEEVDAEIVILDSIQTVMLSSIPSRAGSPTQTVECINELVRVAKNPKRPRAIFIVCHMTKQDEMAGLRTLEHMVDSVLLLEGESDESLRTLTSTKNRFGRTGEIGLFKMEEYGLLEIKNPSEFFVTQREKDICGSVLSVVKEGSRMLVVEVESLVSQSFTSYPARIGDSLKKDQLNTLLSILEERAGFNLYNKNVILKTTGGLKISEQSVNLAVIISVASSILNKSVPRDNVFIAEVGLTGELKKVPNLSERLMELDRMGYKKVYISNEVVDIKNLKTLKVEKSKTLKEVIDKVFRNV
- a CDS encoding DUF6648 family protein translates to MNIPTKQLETFFKKRNDLILELSIRKIDKISFLEKNYELIQNLNMKPLLNISSLEEGMYNYQYYNILAKFFKQKSILYSNNKKKQKKYNENLMKSNNYYAEKDKFLLKMIDFLDEKTTEAYFIDMNSKRLNNSLFEIVVKDVEFAIFHSMNVEILQKLKEKNIFIDEIRISKINDYVNTNI